Genomic DNA from Blattabacterium sp. (Blaberus giganteus):
TTTGTATAAAAATATCGAATTATATCAAGATCAAAAACCATAAATTTTTATTTTAAAATATACATATATAAATTACGTTTTGTTTAAAAAAACACTTATTTTTTTATAAAATTCAGTAGGATTATCGACATGAATCCAATGATCAGATTTTTTAACAGTACAAATTTTAGATTTCGGAAATAATTTTTCTATATAATTATAATCTTTATAAAGAATATAATTTGAATATTCTCCTCGCAAAAATAGTGTAGGACCATGGTATAACCCATTTTTTATATCTTGATAAATTAAAGAATCATAATTTTTTTCAATGTTTGATAAAGAAAAAGAAAAACATAATTTCCCATTTTTTTGTCTTTTGGTACATTTAGAAAAAAATGATCTGATTTTTATATCAGAGATCCATGTTTTTAAAAAACCGTCTAGATCTTTCCTAGTATTAATAATATTAAAATCTATCTTTTTCAAAAAATGTATTAATTTTTTTTGATTTCTATTAGTAATATTATTAGCTTTAGGACTAATATCCACAATTATCAATTTTTTTGGAATCATAGGGTATTTTATAGAAAACTTCATAACAGCTCTTCCTCCCATAGAATGTCCTAATAGTATAGGATGATCTAATTCATAATAAGAGATATATTCTAATATATCTTTTGATATAATATCATAATTCATTTTTTCTGAAAAAAAACTATTCCCATGATTTCTAATATCTAATAAATGAATTTGATAAAATTTATAAAATTCTTTAGCAAAAGAAGTCCAATTTTCTCCGTTTCCAAATAAACCATGAAGAACCAAAATAGGATAACCAGATCCGTAAATCTTAGAATATAGTATCATTTTGTTTATTCTTTATAATTTTTTTCAAATAACTTTGTATTGTATTTTCTAATCCCATGTATATAGATTCATGAATTAAAGCATGTCCAATTGACACCTCTGATATATTTGGTATTTTTTCAATTAAAAAAGAAATATTATCTAGAT
This window encodes:
- a CDS encoding alpha/beta fold hydrolase; the protein is MILYSKIYGSGYPILVLHGLFGNGENWTSFAKEFYKFYQIHLLDIRNHGNSFFSEKMNYDIISKDILEYISYYELDHPILLGHSMGGRAVMKFSIKYPMIPKKLIIVDISPKANNITNRNQKKLIHFLKKIDFNIINTRKDLDGFLKTWISDIKIRSFFSKCTKRQKNGKLCFSFSLSNIEKNYDSLIYQDIKNGLYHGPTLFLRGEYSNYILYKDYNYIEKLFPKSKICTVKKSDHWIHVDNPTEFYKKISVFLNKT